Genomic segment of Pochonia chlamydosporia 170 chromosome 1, whole genome shotgun sequence:
ACTACCCACTTTGCAGCAGTTCTGAGCTGCTGTTTCACTAAGCTTCCAGTCACCTTGCTGCAGTATATTGGTCCATGTACCCAATTCGCCGTCAGACCGATATAATGATCGCTGTGGAAGTGACTTAGAAAATACGCCTCGCAACCCTTGACAGCACCGTAACGAAAGGCATCGACACAAATATTGAATCCCGGTATAATCTTGTAGAATGGGCAAGTTCTCTCGTAAGCTGGACGGCCCCTCGAAGCATTCTccgctgctgccgctgctacCCAAGCAGAGTCTTCCGCTTTGTTTGACATGAGCTTCGAAAAGGCCGACTTCACTTCCTTGCCGTCATTGTCCAACTCAAATGGGTTTGGTTGGCCCGGTCGCGGAATTGCTGCGCGTGCAAATCGTTTACTTACTTCCACAGCCTCAACCTCGGGGGCCGGCGATGTGGGCTGGGCGGGCTTGTTTCCTGGTAGGGGTATGGGGTTCCGGTCGAGACACGAGTTTACGTGTTTGGTCGCATCGTCCATCGATATGCCTTGAAGACTTCCGCTGCAAATGGGACAAGTCTGGGCCGCAAAATCGTCTTGAAAAGAATCCTCCCCAAAGTCCTCAGGTATTGCTATTCCggcctcctctgcctccaACCGGGCCTGCTCACGCATAAATCTCATCTCCCGcatttcttctccttcaaacTCGTCTAAATCCGCATCATCTATTTCGCCGAAAGTCTCGAGGTCTGCAAACTGGTCATACGTTTGGTCTTCTTCATTAGAAtccggcttcttcttgggacTTTGGTGCCGTACATTGGGAGAATCTGGAGGCTTCGGACGGCCATGGTTTGTACGTTCACAGCTATCTGGAAGAGATGATTTGTTGGGTTTTGTGGACACGGAAGAAGGAGCCTCTCGTTGTTGGTCGTCGTCTTGATCATCGTCGCTGTCGGAATCCATGACGAAGGGGACGTTTAGTCGAGGCTTGGCGCTTTTAGCCAGCTTGTAGTCGTGTGAGTTGTTGCTGGAATCTGACTTGGCAGAGACAGATTCACTGTTCTCTCTCAATGCCAGATGCTCATCGCTAAGTCGTCTCTTTTTGTTGGACATTGTCGACTCATTGAAGCGGTGATCGTCATCGTGGCTGTAGATATCTTCCTCATGCTTAGCAGCATCAACGACTGTTCCTACAAAAAGGGAGTCTTCGGGTCGTTGGGTCTTTTGAAAAAAGCTAAGGATGCTTGCATTTGGTTTTGCTGGTTTCTTGGATAGAGTGGTTGATGTCGCAGTCTTTCTAGGCGTGAATGATCGGTTCGATTTCGCAGTGGCGACCATGATGGGAGTTTGCTAAGGAATTTGCATTATATGAGGTGTGAGAAGCATGCACAGACTGCCTTGATAGACAAATGAGACGGGCTTTTTGCTGCAAGCGGGTTGAAGATTGGACAGTGACAAGGAGATGAAAATTCACGGGTTCGTCCAGTGAAGTGGGTATTGGACCCTTTAGCGACACGCTTCGCGAGACAGAGGCTGAATGCCCAATCGCGAGGTCACATGTTCACTATACGCCACTGTAAGTTGTCTCTCCGTGGGCACTAGACTTGAGGCTGAGGTGCAGCCACTCAAACTTCCATGTTGGTGGGGTCAATCTTGTTTatcttgaaccagactggaagatCTCGATACTTTATTGGGTGAGAAGTGTTTGGGGGAGACGAAGTAGCTACAGAATGTCTGTCGTCAACGAACGCCGTCAAACAAATTCAAAAGGTAAGAGATCTTTGATGTCGGCCAAAATTGGAAGTCAAGTTCCGGCCGGATGAACGcatggccaccagacacgagCCACTTGCTGTCGAGACCGTCTAggccaaaccagaccaaactggaCTGGACTAATTGAGcagatgacgacggcgagCCCTTGAGCCTCGACACTAGTTGTGTCAGGCCTCCTCCTTCAAACACCACTTCCGCCCCGGCATCTTTAGAAGAGTAATCGTCGACATTGTTCATTCTTGATAATACAAAAAATTCGGATTctgttttttgtttctgtagATTGGTCGCACTAGAAGAGTGCTCAACGCAATGTCCTGCAAGTCACAGTCCGTCCTTATGAAAGAGGCAATATGGCCATCTTTGCTAACCAGGTAGTCCAGCATTCTTCAATACGACAGAATCCCTAAAGCATGTGACGCCTCTTCCTGATGGCGTCAGCGCTGCGAAAGGCATAGAAATGCTCCAAGGACATGTATTTTTTATTCAGTTCAACCCGCACATGATAAAGTACGAACTGGTAGACACGCCAAATGATCCAGTCCCAGAACTTGCCACTGATCGGGGCCTCACCGGCGTCGCGGCGCCAAAGTGC
This window contains:
- a CDS encoding DNA repair protein Pso2/Snm1 (similar to Coccidioides immitis RS XP_001247635.1), with amino-acid sequence MVATAKSNRSFTPRKTATSTTLSKKPAKPNASILSFFQKTQRPEDSLFVGTVVDAAKHEEDIYSHDDDHRFNESTMSNKKRRLSDEHLALRENSESVSAKSDSSNNSHDYKLAKSAKPRLNVPFVMDSDSDDDQDDDQQREAPSSVSTKPNKSSLPDSCERTNHGRPKPPDSPNVRHQSPKKKPDSNEEDQTYDQFADLETFGEIDDADLDEFEGEEMREMRFMREQARLEAEEAGIAIPEDFGEDSFQDDFAAQTCPICSGSLQGISMDDATKHVNSCLDRNPIPLPGNKPAQPTSPAPEVEAVEVSKRFARAAIPRPGQPNPFELDNDGKEVKSAFSKLMSNKAEDSAWVAAAAAENASRGRPAYERTCPFYKIIPGFNICVDAFRYGAVKGCEAYFLSHFHSDHYIGLTANWVHGPIYCSKVTGSLVKQQLRTAAKWVVELDFEKAYDIPGTGGATVTMIPANHCPGSSLFLFQKPPEKGSNRRGKRILHCGDFRACPAHVTHPLMKPDLKDATTGKLSQQIIDICYLDTTYLNPRYSFPPQDDVIKACADLCASLSPDPTCKDDIWEKGAKEEGTQAVSKYFHSDKQNTNSVESPKPPKLGQRLLVICGTYSIGKERICVAIAKALKSKIFAIPGKMRICKQLDDPELAELLTSNPVEAQVHMQSLMEIRAETLQEYLNGYKGHFSRIVGFRPSGWNYRPPNSKQITANTSPTSIQTHQILHGKGWRTRFGYKDFVAQRGSTKEAMCFGVPYSEHSSFRELAMFIMSLRIEKVIPTVNVGSEQSRKRMKGWLDRWASERRRGGLVRPLIEGQDNVDDKTISLWDDKSGKGGGAWW